The genomic region GTCGAGCAGCGGAACCCCGCCGACGGCCCCCTGTTCGATCACCCAGGTCACATCGCCGTGGTGGCCTTCTTCCAGCAGAATACGCGGGACATTGGCCGAAATGCCGAAGCCGATATTCACCGCATCGCCGCGCCGCAGCTCTTGCGCCACCCGCCGGGCAATGACCTTCTGAACGCCGAATTCCGGGGTTTCAAAACTGTCGAGAGGACGAAAAATTTCCCCGGAAATCGCTGGATCATAGACCGTTTGCGTCGTCTGCATCTGCTCCGGCGCGACGACGATATAATCGACCAGAATCCCCGGCACCATCACATTATGGGGCTTCAAGGTGCCGCTTTGGGCGAGGCGCTTTACCTGGGCGATAACGATGCCGCCATTATTGCGCACCGCCAGCGCCTGATCGAGCGGGCCGAGATAGCCGCCCTCATGCTCGAACGACAGATTGCCGCGCTCGTCCGCTGTGGTCGCCCGAATAATGGCCACATTGGGCGCAATTGCCGGGAAAAACAGCCAAGTATCGCCCGCGAAATCGACCTTCGAGACAATGGGGGCCGCTGCCGCTTTGGCGTTCATGGCGCAGCCGTGCTGGTCGGGATCGACGAACGTATCAAGGCCGACCTTGGTCAAAACCCCTGGCCGTTTCGCCGCCGCATCCCGGTGCATATCGAACAAAATACCCGACGGAATATTATAGGCGGGAATCTGGTTCTCCGTGACCATCTGCCAAATCAGCGGCGGCGTGGCGCTGGACGGGCCGGACGGGTAAGACCCGGCGATAATGCGGCTCAGCAGCCCTTCCTGCGCCAGATGATCGATGCCCTTGATGCCCCACATATCGCCTGCGGCAATCGGGTGAAGCGTCGTTAAATTGCCGGGCGCGCCGGTCTCTCGAAAGCGGGTGCCGAGAGCGGCCAGAACCGCATCCGGGCAGCCAAGGCCGGAGGAGGAGGACACCGTGACAATCGCGGCGTGCGGGATCGCATCCACCGCCGCACGGGCGGTGACGAGTTTAGGAAAAGCCATGACATTGCCTCGTGCGAGACGCGCCGGGGGCGCTTTGCTCAATCAGAGAAGGGCGACGATCTCAATAAGCGAGAAAGAGGGTGCGGCATGGTTACACCGCGTATCGTATAGACCGGGTTTGGCCGGAGGCGGCGGCTTCGGCGACCGCGAGCGCGACGGCGAGGGATTTCACCCCATCCGCGCCGCTGGCCGCCCCCCTAGTTTCAATCGGGCCTTCGCCGCGAACCGCCGCATGGAAGGCCGTCACCGCCCGCACATAGAGATTATCGGTCTCGACCGGCAGTTCGGTTTCACCCTCCGCCGTGCGCAGAAGTACCTGCCCGACCGGCCGTTGGGTCATGCAATCCACCCCGATCAATGAGCCTTCGGTGCCGTAAACCTCAAACCCCGTTCCGGCAAAGCGCGTCGTGAAAGCATCATGAAACTGTGCCATCACACCCGAGGGGAAGCGCAGAATGCCCATGACCTCATCGGCCAGCGCGG from Elstera cyanobacteriorum harbors:
- a CDS encoding acyl CoA:acetate/3-ketoacid CoA transferase, which codes for MAFPKLVTARAAVDAIPHAAIVTVSSSSGLGCPDAVLAALGTRFRETGAPGNLTTLHPIAAGDMWGIKGIDHLAQEGLLSRIIAGSYPSGPSSATPPLIWQMVTENQIPAYNIPSGILFDMHRDAAAKRPGVLTKVGLDTFVDPDQHGCAMNAKAAAAPIVSKVDFAGDTWLFFPAIAPNVAIIRATTADERGNLSFEHEGGYLGPLDQALAVRNNGGIVIAQVKRLAQSGTLKPHNVMVPGILVDYIVVAPEQMQTTQTVYDPAISGEIFRPLDSFETPEFGVQKVIARRVAQELRRGDAVNIGFGISANVPRILLEEGHHGDVTWVIEQGAVGGVPLLDFQFGCAANAEAIVPSPYQFTYFQGGGFDASLLSFLQIDQDGCVNVSKLGVRPHVTAGAGGFVDITAHAKKIIFSGFFSAGADLAIEKGGLVIRREGKVKKLVRAVEHVSFSGRRAVAQGQDITYVTERCVLRLTPEGLAVTEIAPGVDLDRDILAQSEFPLLVPTPPKLMEAALFQPGPGARRLREVAE